The Nerophis ophidion isolate RoL-2023_Sa linkage group LG07, RoL_Noph_v1.0, whole genome shotgun sequence genome contains a region encoding:
- the LOC133556120 gene encoding uncharacterized protein LOC133556120, which translates to MGVVPSELDVVIEEDEDVCNHHLDPNNQIEWEPNDDPSLQDDINVLNSNTNTQASTQHHEVLGGATPSGECLDFSEVVGVMQNQPSTADQSISNETQRGDGVNVLRRETFNNIQLSSVLTFPQNNDVTDYATFYRGVLGSLKKLTQMVTKEARPDDIIQLELSGESANQHTSFTFRNDAGAVMNAFQDVLDLLVQSNVEILNDEEIQVMVQVIHNPRGGVRRKIETLLEHEIRRKKARYLYNPLNSNNQLCFAISLASLLHPEFTDSQAVAEAEKIQRKAGLDEQTSVTFSHIREFEKVVRRKIVILYREEGQRPLSRFETDYPKSENPLYLYLSQNHYSGIINIKGFLSKPHVCHYCYQGYDKPDRHKCDGYCLVCTQNGCVKIEGKTVLCRDCNMWCRSPACLLRHRVKHRVMEKLVSNCDRRKKCLKCNLFYDVPVATGIAKHTCPKLKCQICKEELPRSDSETPETRHLCYIQPQPREVNHNDNIIFYDFETFVDDNHTHIPFLVCTKTLQGEEWCAFGLDCVTVFLNHFRKPRYLKSTFIAHNSRGFDGYLILRGMVRLGIAPLIIMQGSKVLCFKDPDFLQKYIDSLSFLTMPLSAMPKALGLGDCWSKGYFPHKFSSEEHLNYVGKYPAISNYGVERMTPVERTKFETWYQNEKSEVFDFQKQAVHYCKNDVNVLREGCIKFRAEFTSETGVDPFSRITIASACMKVFVTNFLEPRSLTIPSPDNYRGLCKKYSHTSIQWLEWESHRRGIFIQHALNKGEKQMGAYFVDGFAIIGGKPFVWEFQGCFYHGCPTCFEPGAVCPLTNTPFKELHKATEKKMKALKRDHKVNIIVIREHEWNEMKKSNPRVIDFLKTRNYPAPLMPRDALYGGRTSAFCLRHTAGENQRVLYEDVTSLYPYVNSAFPYPLGHPVIIHTDFDDVGNYFGLVRAVVHPPRGLYFPVLPYRTVKGKLVFTLCRTCAENNNQQEPCEHDEEGRALTGVWVTLEFNKALQLGYRVGKITEVWHFEERSETVFTGYVQTFLKGKQEASGYPKEAVDAESREKYIREYRENQGIQLDAEKIEPNPAKRQMSKLCLNSLWGKFAERCNRTQTTLVRKSEVFFDFVFSGKYQVEYFSFLNEQIAMVQWQYSKNSVVLPGNTNNVFVAAFTTAYARLKMYGYLEGLQERVLYTDTDSLIYTVNEGEVSLETGSYLGDLTDELGGDSIHEFVSAGPKSYAYQTLQGKKTVLRAKGITQTRECCERVNFDSVKDLVEGYLEEDKTGAIYTPHHQIVRDKRGFLLNNSSFEKKFRVVYDKRRLFPDGKTLPFGY; encoded by the coding sequence atgggtgtagttccatctgaattagatgtagttattgaagaagatgaagacgtttgtaatcatcatttagatccaaacaaccagatagaatgggaaccaaacgatgatccgtctttgcaagatgatattaatgtgttaaattcaaacacaaacacacaagcctctacacagcatcacgaggtgttgggaggggcgacaccctcgggggaatgtttggatttttcggaggtggtgggggtcatgcagaaccaaccgtcaacggctgaccaatcaatttcaaatgagacccagaggggtgatggggtaaatgtcttgaggagggaaacattcaacaatatacaactatccagcgttttaacttttcctcaaaacaacgatgtaacagattacgccacattttaccgcggagtcttggggagccttaaaaagctgacacagatggtaactaaggaagctagacccgacgatatcattcaattggagttatccggtgaaagtgcaaatcaacacacttcatttacatttcgaaacgatgccggggctgtgatgaatgcttttcaagatgtgttagatctgttggtacaatcaaacgttgaaatattgaacgatgaagaaatacaggtgatggtccaggtgatacataaccctcgaggtggtgtaagaagaaaaatcgaaacccttttggaacatgaaatccgcagaaaaaaagctcgttatctttacaatccattaaactcgaataatcaactatgttttgccattagcctagcaagtctgttacatcctgaatttacagatagccaggctgtggcggaggctgaaaaaatacagagaaaagcgggcttagacgaacagacttccgtcactttcagtcatattcgtgaatttgaaaaagtggtacgtcgtaaaattgtcatactgtacagagaagagggccaacgacccctctcacggttcgagacggattaccccaaatcagaaaatccgttgtatctgtatttatctcagaatcattacagcggtatcattaacattaaaggttttttgtcaaaaccgcacgtttgtcactactgttaccaagggtacgacaaacccgacagacacaaatgcgacggctattgcttggtctgtacacaaaacgggtgtgtaaaaatagaggggaaaactgtgctttgcagggattgcaacatgtggtgtcgttctcctgcatgtctcctcagacacagggtaaaacaccgggttatggaaaaactcgtcagcaactgcgatcggcgaaagaaatgccttaaatgcaacctattttacgatgtacctgtggctacaggtatcgctaaacacacgtgccctaagttaaaatgtcaaatatgtaaagaagagctacctcgcagtgactcagagacacctgaaacacgacatctttgctatatacaaccccaaccacgtgaagtaaaccacaatgataatatcatattctatgattttgagacgtttgtcgatgacaatcacactcacattccctttctagtctgtaccaagacgctgcaaggagaagagtggtgtgcttttggactggattgtgttacagttttcctcaatcatttcaggaaacctcgttatcttaaatctacatttatagcccacaattcgagaggatttgacggttacttgattctgagaggcatggtacggctgggtatagcacccttaattatcatgcaggggagtaaagttctctgttttaaagaccctgattttttgcaaaaatacattgactcgctttccttccttaccatgccgcttagcgctatgccaaaagcgttaggactcggtgattgctggtccaaggggtattttcctcacaaatttagttcggaggaacatttaaattatgtcggaaaataccccgcaatcagcaattacggtgtagaacgcatgacacctgttgaacgcaccaagtttgagacgtggtatcaaaatgagaaaagcgaggtctttgattttcaaaaacaagcggtacactactgtaaaaacgacgtcaatgttcttcgtgagggttgcatcaaatttagagccgagtttacgagcgagacgggtgttgaccccttctcccgtatcaccatagcctcggcctgcatgaaggtgtttgtgactaatttcctcgagccgcgttctctaaccataccttccccggataactaccgagggttgtgtaaaaaatactcacacaccagcatccaatggttagaatgggagtcgcatcgtcgtggtattttcattcagcatgctttaaacaaaggcgaaaaacagatgggggcatactttgtggatgggtttgctataatcggtggcaaaccattcgtctgggaatttcaggggtgtttttatcacggatgcccgacgtgtttcgaacccggtgctgtatgccctttgacaaacacaccgttcaaggagttgcacaaggctaccgagaaaaaaatgaaagcgttaaagcgtgaccacaaggtcaacatcatcgtcatcagagagcacgagtggaatgaaatgaaaaaatcaaaccctagggtaatagactttctcaaaacacgcaattaccccgcacctctcatgcctcgagacgctctttatggaggtaggacaagcgccttttgcttgaggcacacggcgggtgagaaccagcgtgtattgtatgaggatgtcacctctctctacccgtacgtcaacagcgcatttccttaccccctgggtcatcctgtcatcatccacacggattttgacgatgttggaaactatttcggtctggtcagagccgttgttcaccctcctcgaggtctctatttccctgtgctaccctacagaacggtcaagggtaaactagtgtttacactttgccgcacatgcgcagaaaacaataaccagcaggaaccctgcgaacatgatgaggaaggaagggcattgacgggagtctgggtcacgctcgaattcaacaaagctttacagttgggatacagagtcggtaagattacggaggtgtggcactttgaagaacggagcgaaaccgtttttacgggttatgttcaaactttcctaaagggtaagcaagaagcttcagggtatcccaaagaagccgtcgatgcagaaagcagggaaaagtacattcgtgaatatcgtgaaaatcagggaatacagctggatgctgaaaaaatcgaacccaaccctgccaagagacaaatgtcaaaactctgtttaaacagcctttggggaaagtttgcggagaggtgcaatagaactcagaccaccttggtgagaaaaagtgaagtatttttcgactttgtattttcaggaaaatatcaggttgaatatttttcctttctcaacgagcaaattgctatggtgcaatggcaatacagtaaaaacagcgtggtgcttcccggtaacacaaataatgtatttgtcgctgcttttaccaccgcttacgcacgtttgaaaatgtacggttacctagaggggttgcaagagagagttctttacacagacaccgatagtttaatctacacggtaaacgagggggaagtttctctggagacggggtcctatctaggcgatttgacggatgagttgggaggagacagcattcacgaattcgtctccgccggtccaaagagttatgcctaccaaaccctgcagggtaaaaaaactgtgctgcgtgccaaaggaatcactcaaacccgcgagtgttgtgagagggtcaactttgacagcgttaaagatttggtggagggctatctggaggaagacaaaacaggtgcgatctacacccctcatcaccaaattgttcgtgataaaagggggttccttttaaataactcgtctttcgaaaaaaagtttcgagtggtgtatgacaaaagacgtctctttcccgacgggaaaactttacctttcgggtattag